A DNA window from Mytilus edulis chromosome 14, xbMytEdul2.2, whole genome shotgun sequence contains the following coding sequences:
- the LOC139503557 gene encoding rhodopsin, GQ-coupled-like, with translation MNNTACEHLSSKPNYTIAVFAILLAFFTIVCNLMLIFVIQSTKRLHTCTNAFVTSLAVSDFIHGCLKMPFVAVANLNANWVPDSSLCHVLAYVMTTGRISATLSLTMLSIDRCIAIYKPVQYSSIITPFSSGSVILCLWIISFLIACIPFMGHISYHFDAQESLCMFTGLSWTFHVLILTIMSTFIPTLVIIVALCIIVREARFRHRIFALATVPIVLSNVQPKNPIKTLRAMRSLFFIAFAYLIFCIPEAIWFLVKVHVTDCLSTKLVNFKTIWSMICCFMTPVIIAIFNKSYHKRLQHLICRKCCRSSRKKVSDFSVSTGLHSILEASYTISHFRPIPKNIILLASESSRVHLRNSVQANPTAQSRTLFEKPMLRKAMSSQEFG, from the coding sequence ATGAATAATACAGCATGTGAACATTTGAGTTCTAAACCAAATTACACAATTGCAGTTTTTGCCATATTACTGGCTTTTTTTACAATAGTTTGCAATCTTATGCTGATATTCGTAATACAAAGCACAAAACGtcttcatacatgtacaaatgcgTTTGTGACATCACTTGCAGTTAGTGACTTTATTCACGGATGTTTAAAAATGCCATTTGTTGCTGTAGCAAATCTTAATGCGAATTGGGTACCAGACTCGTCTTTGTGTCACGTGCTAGCATATGTTATGACAACAGGAAGAATATCTGCGACATTGTCTCTTACGATGCTGTCTATTGATAGATGTATTGCTATTTATAAACCTGTTCAATACTCCAGTATTATAACGCCTTTCTCGTCCGGAAGTGTAATTCTTTGCTTATGGATCATAAGTTTTCTGATTGCATGTATTCCGTTTATGGGACATATTAGCTATCATTTTGACGCTCAGGAATCCTTATGCATGTTTACTGGGTTGTCATGGACATTTCACGTGCTGATTCTCACGATCATGTCTACGTTTATTCCTACTCTGGTGATCATTGTTGCCCTATGCATCATAGTGAGAGAAGCTAGATTCCGGCATCGTATTTTCGCATTAGCAACCGTACCAATAGTTCTGTCTAATGTCCAGCCCAAAAATCCAATTAAAACTTTGCGTGCAATGAGATCGCTATTTTTTATTGCTTTTGCGTATCTAATATTTTGCATACCGGAAGCAATTTGGTTTCTGGTCAAAGTACACGTTACAGACTGTTTGTCGACAAAATTAGTCAATTTTAAGACGATTTGGTCAATGATATGCTGTTTTATGACGCCAGTAATAATAGCAATATTTAACAAGAGTTATCATAAAAGATTACAACATCTCATTTGCCGAAAATGCTGTAGAAGCAGCAGGAAGAAAGTTTCAGACTTTTCAGTTTCAACGGGTTTACATTCTATTTTAGAAGCATCTTATACAATCAGCCATTTCCGTCCGATTCCGAAAAATATAATTCTGTTAGCAAGCGAATCCTCGCGGGTACATTTGAGAAATTCTGTTCAAGCGAACCCAACTGCTCAATCACGGACTCTTTTTGAAAAGCCTATGCTTCGAAAAGCGATGTCATCACAAGAGTTTGGATGA